CTGTCAGTGGTGGGACGCTCAGCAACCCCACGAGCATCCCTTCTACCCAAACACATACGAATGCAAGTAGGTGATGTAACGACACAACAGGGAATAGAGTTCAGTGAGCCTGAAAGATGACGGGGCTTTAGGGTTAATTTCTCTTCATATAGTTTGAAAGGCTCTATTTGCTACACACATGAATATTAATGTCAAGATGTCATGGTAGTGAAATGACCTGAGAACATATTTCGCTGCTGAAGGTTGACAGTAGATGATAGATGGTCAGCAGCTCCACACTAATATAGCAATACGGgtgtgaaataaatattaaactacTTGGTGAGTCAGTGATCATTCAACATGCCAAAAATGATTATCTGTATTTGAATCACAACAAGTCACAACAAATACTGATTCATCTGTCTGATGTTTGGGCCTAAATAATTAGGACTGGACAGGTGCTGGTAGTCTGTGTTAAACCAACAGTGTGGAATGAATGTTTACGCAACAAACTTTTTATAAGATAATTAAGACTACTAAGTAGTTTTTTGTCAGGTAAACCCATAACCAGCgttattctgtttttatcctGTGTCAGTCCAGCGTGTCCACTTTGTTCCATTTGCAGTTTACTGTTTTTCTGTACCCTATTTTTATGCTGGTTTGACTCTAgttcaatgtttgtttgtttttcaagtaTTTAGGTGGGAAAATGTGGTCAGGGTTGGCTGAATTATGAGAGGATAAAACCGAGGTACTTGTATTTTACTGTGTACTTCATCTTATTCAGGGGTTTGGAGGAGAACTACTGTCGTAACCCAGATGGGTCGGAGGCTCCCTGGTGTTTCACATCTGTCCCAGAAATGAGAACTGCTCTCTGCTTACAGATCAAACGGTGTGCAGACGACATAGAGGCTGAAGGTAAAATGTCTTCCCTCAGATTAAGCAATGGGAAAAATCACTGAGTAGCTTATCCGTCACTTGTAATGGATAAAGATGGGCCTATGTTGTAAAGGCCTTTAACAGTTTGGATGAATGGAATCATGGTTAAAGAAATGCGAACATCAAGCAGCCAAAGCCTGAGAACATTTAACCAGTCACCAATGACAGTCTCTATGTAAGTACTTTGACtagcaatattttatttattctattttattgttCTGTAGGCTTTAAAACCAAACCAATATTAAAACAGCTCATGTAGGTTACCACTATTCACCTGGTTATTGATGGTCACTTCAGTATCCCAGAAAAGGGGATGTTAAAATGATCGTTTTATTCACATAATTCAATAGGTAGCACAATGAAGCTGTATCACTATAGTcatggatttttatttgctaTTAAGCCCTGGTGCTAAAGCTTAGATTATTGGCCCAATTTGTGTCTGTTTATGAGTTTAGAATAAAGGTTAGCACTGTGCTAAAGGTTTTGATGCTATAGCCTTCATTGTTCTGGTGTCTGGTGACCACACTCTCCATTATCCTGTTATAGTTCATTCTGTAGATACTGGACGGGAAAAGTTATTTTGCAAGTTTgaacaataaaatattgatgataaaaatacaacagTTCATCTATTTGTATAAATAACCAGGCAAAATTTGATAAAAAGAGCACAAGTTATGTAATTATTGTATGTAATGGCTGCCATCTGTATTTTTTCACTCTGCTTTGAGGTAGGTAAACATTAAGAAGAAATAAAGAGGATATGTCCCCACTTTCTTCAATGGTAGCAGTGGCCCTGAACCAGGATGGAGAGTTTCAGTATCCAATTTGTACAGCTTTTACCTTACGCCATAATTCATCAATGTTGTGATAATAATTCCGCTTTTTCAGACTGCTAccaggaaaatggaaaaaactaCAGAGGCATGGTCCGCAAAACTCGTAAAGGAATCACCTGCCAGAAATGGAACGTTAATACGCCTCACCGGACAAAGTACGATCGTATAAATGTTGCAaagatgtagattttttttctactcagTAGAGTACAATTTAGACACTTTGGGGTACATTTATGAGaccagttcttttttttttatggtccAAAATTCACATTGCACACTATTTCAAAACAGTGTGACATTCATGCACTCGTTCTTACACTAAACGCATCACAAGGCGGACACCTTTGTCCAACACTACAATACTGAGAAATGGAGGgttttctgacatttcatttcatttgaaacaAATCTTTCAAGATCTCTGAATACTTCACAAAGTACAATAAATGTAGATCCTTTATGAGATACTAAAAACTTTgatgatttctgtttttttaggATAAACCCAAGAACACATCCTGAGGCCAATCTGACAGAGAACTACTGTCGTAACCCAGACGGGGACCAGCACGGACCCTGGTGCTACACCACCGACCCCAAAACTGAGTTTGACTACTGTGCCATCAAACAGTGTGGTACATAACTCTAGTTTCTCTGTCTACTCGAACGGAGTGGTTTGATACACTGTGTGGTCACAATTTCAACCAGCACTGTTTGTTAAAGCAAGTCAGTGATTCTACTGCCTCTTGTTGCTTCCAAACAGCTGGAGAAAAAGTGTCCAGGACTGAACCAGTAGGTTAGTAACAAAATGTACATCATGTAAAATGTTGATCTTGATAAAAATTCTTTTGATGCTTTTTCacaatatatcttttttttttttttttttctgcagagaaAGTGGAGTTTAGTGAATGTGGGAAAAGAGATGACCGTTTTCCAAGAACAAGGTTGCGAATCGTGAACGGAGTTCCTGGGAACTCGCCCTGGACAGTTAGCCTCAGAGACAGGTGAGTCTGAGAGCTGAAGACTTTTGAACTGACCATGAACAAGTTAAATACACTCTGCTGTTGTGCTGTGTATGAATTCTGACCTCTTGTGTGCAGGAAAGGAAACCATTTCTGTGGAGGATCCCTCGTAAACCCCAGATGGGTGATCAGCACCAAGCAATGTTTCTCCTCCTGGTAAACTTTATTAATTCAAAGGCTTCTAGTTGGATTTTGCAGCACAAAGTGTGTCACTGAAAAttgtgaaatgtctgctgcaAACAGGCAAAATCCACCAACATTCAGACAGAATTTAGAGTAAACATATTCCAAATTCATTATCATATTCTCAAAATGCTAGATCCAAAGATTTTTAACGACGCACAGACTTTTGTCTAATCCGTCACAATACCCATATTTGTAGTTTTGAGCGAAATGTCTTGAGCGTATTGAGTTTGAAGTCCCACTCTGGATGTCACCACTTTTGTGATTCCTCTACATTACCGCTAGTGGTCAGCATTTTCACTTGTACTTTGCTTTAGTAACAAGATACCTGCAAAGCAAAGGACATTCCCATTCAGTAAAACGTGTTTAGCActtattttatatgtatttagcAGATATTAGCCTATTAAAAGGGTGAATAtggttaatattttttttaattaagtatATGTGCTAAAGTACTCtatataaattacttttaagAAAATATGAAAGCTTTTACGTTTCTTGTATTTCCATCTGTACTTGTCTACATGTGCAAACAGTTACGTGGACCTGCCGGGGTACACGGCCATGATGGGAACCCTGTTCCGGGATCCACAGGAGGGAGAGCCTGGCGTCCAAATCATTCCATTGACCAAGATTGTTTGTGGACCTTCAGAGTCGCAGCTGGTCATGCTGCAACTGGAATCGTATGTATGGTCAAGTGCTCTTAGAATGCTCATAGAATCATCAATAATTTCCATTTAACTCTACTTTCTCCAGCCCAGCCCAGTTTAATGAGCGTGTCTCTCAGATCTGCCTTCCTCCTGAACGCTATATCGTAGATGAAGGCACGTCATGTGAGATTGCAGGATGGGGTGAAACAAGAGGTAAGCGCAATCCTTTACAATTATTCAACTGGCATTGAGCGCACTTCATTTGGACTTCATTCAACCATAGTGTGCTCAATCACACTAATGAATGACTTCATTAGAAGCAGCACCTTGTTTCTGTTCTTGAAGAAATGTTATATCTCAGAAAACTATTGAGAATGTTGACAGATGATATTGTTATTTCACTTGTTAAGCATCTGCCCAGCATCCTGTTCTTTTCCCAATATATCTCACCACACTAACTAACCCAATCCTCCTTTTCACTGGCTTTCAAGGGACTGGAGATGAGACGGTCCTCAACGTTGCTCAAATACCAGTTCTTAGTAACAGGGAATGCAACAAATACTTCAGAGGTCGTGTTCGCGAGAATGAGATGTGCACAAGCTCCTTCCAGGGTGGGGTAGGCGCCTGTGAGGTATACAGTATGTCCTAGTGTGCTTCGTTTAAGAGTTTTcttgtgcattttattgatttaaatgcaACTCTTGAGAAATGTGATGTTTTGACAAAGATGTTCATTAGCTGTCTTTTCAGGACTTAAATAAGAACAGTAACGCCACTCCCTTCAACCTGAAGCTCAAACCAGTAACCAGTTCATTTAGCTGAGCATAGTTCACTGGCTCAATAGCACGTTACTaggttttgtttaaattatacAAATAAGAAATAGGCAAGCATGCTATCATTCTATGTCATGTTGAAATAGGTGCTTAAAGGCATATTTTCTCAACTACTCTACAGAGTCTTCTAGCTGTTTACAGTTTTAATGTTAAACGAAGGTAATTTGTTGGTTCTAGGTTATATTTAGCATGAAGACATGGGAATGGTTTTAATTGTCTCAGCAAGCCAAACAACAAGTACATTCCCCTGCTGTGCTAAGAATTAACACTTAAAAACTGCTAGCGGAGAAAAACTTTTGATTAGGGAAATTACTCAAAGAAAGAGCTGTTATACATTCCAATaaatcaaacacattcacaatTTGGTTAATGGAGGTGGACCGGACGAGCTGTGACTGTGAGATGTTTCTAACCTCGGCAGTGACAGTCAGTCATAACAGAGACAAAAAATGACTCCAGAGTGTTGttgctgtgtgtctgcagagagacTACGGCGGCCCTCTGGCGTGTCAGAACAGGGACTGCTGGGTACTTGAGGGTGTGATTATCCCCATGAGGCGCTGCGGACATCAAGGTCAACCAAACATCTTCATCCGGGTCTCTGTCTATGTGGACTGGATCAAGAAGGTCATGGAGATGGCTTAGAGGCGCATACCACCATCCAACAGGGACTGATCAAACTTATCGTCAAAACCTTCAAAACCAGATATTCGCTCTGTAACCACGCACatctctgtcttctgtctgttttacataaaaaacattaataat
This sequence is a window from Antennarius striatus isolate MH-2024 chromosome 5, ASM4005453v1, whole genome shotgun sequence. Protein-coding genes within it:
- the mst1 gene encoding hepatocyte growth factor-like protein, whose amino-acid sequence is MTLLLTCILLTVGFVAGYRSPLNDFQRSEGRELVPTPWNSARVLLLPGLNLEDCATRCSHSLDCRAFNYETRPAVVCKHLPWVGDGSNAEVKRNVNCDLYEKKVYVRKCIVGKGEDYRGTVFTTRSGLTCQQWWSKFPHDHRWTPTATNGLELNYCRNPDGDRIGPWCYTTDPERRYESCNIPQCKDDVCITCNGEDYRGQVDHTVSGRECQRWDQQYPHQHIYQPEKYPDKSLDDNYCRNPDASPVPWCYTTDTEVERENCEIRKCTEVRVEKRQRSSFTTNCFRGRGEDYRGKINETTSGIPCQWWDAQQPHEHPFYPNTYECKGLEENYCRNPDGSEAPWCFTSVPEMRTALCLQIKRCADDIEAEDCYQENGKNYRGMVRKTRKGITCQKWNVNTPHRTKINPRTHPEANLTENYCRNPDGDQHGPWCYTTDPKTEFDYCAIKQCAGEKVSRTEPVEKVEFSECGKRDDRFPRTRLRIVNGVPGNSPWTVSLRDRKGNHFCGGSLVNPRWVISTKQCFSSCYVDLPGYTAMMGTLFRDPQEGEPGVQIIPLTKIVCGPSESQLVMLQLESPAQFNERVSQICLPPERYIVDEGTSCEIAGWGETRGTGDETVLNVAQIPVLSNRECNKYFRGRVRENEMCTSSFQGGVGACERDYGGPLACQNRDCWVLEGVIIPMRRCGHQGQPNIFIRVSVYVDWIKKVMEMA